In the genome of Saccharomonospora viridis DSM 43017, one region contains:
- a CDS encoding coenzyme F420-0:L-glutamate ligase, with translation MSEHAATRIEILPVEGLPEFRPGDDLTGAIARQAPWLRSGDVVVVTSKVVSKVEGRLVRVPSDPQARDKARRQLIEQESVRVLARIGRTVITENHLGVVQAASGVDASNVDRSEVALLPADPDASALALRNGLRERLGVEVAVVITDTMGRAWRVGQTDAAIGSSGLRVLRSYAGEYDAQGNELAVTEIAVADEVAAAADLVKGKLTGVPVAVVRGLSIGDDIPGAATARDLVRPAEEDLFRLGTAEAIAQGRREAVLVRRSVREFTGDPVAPEALRRAVAAALTAPAPHHTRPVRFGWLRTRTQRERLLDAMRQAWRADLESDGFTEEQITKRLRRGDILYTAPEVVVPFLVPDGAHVYRDDRRNACERTMFTVAGGAAVQALLVALAAEGLGSCWIGSTIFAPDVVRQTLGLPEDWHPLGAVAIGHPTTPLSPRQPRELAEGLVEW, from the coding sequence GTGAGTGAACACGCGGCGACCCGAATCGAGATCCTGCCCGTCGAAGGGCTCCCGGAGTTCCGCCCCGGCGACGATCTGACCGGGGCCATCGCACGTCAAGCGCCCTGGCTGCGTTCCGGCGACGTCGTGGTCGTCACCAGCAAGGTCGTGTCGAAGGTCGAAGGCAGGCTCGTACGTGTCCCCTCCGACCCGCAGGCCCGGGACAAGGCCCGCAGGCAACTGATCGAGCAGGAGTCCGTTCGGGTCCTGGCACGCATCGGTCGTACCGTGATCACCGAGAACCACCTCGGCGTGGTACAGGCCGCCTCCGGCGTCGATGCCTCCAACGTGGACAGAAGCGAGGTCGCACTCCTGCCCGCCGACCCGGACGCGTCCGCACTGGCGCTGCGCAACGGGCTACGCGAACGACTCGGCGTCGAGGTCGCCGTCGTCATCACCGACACGATGGGCCGCGCCTGGCGGGTCGGACAGACCGACGCCGCCATCGGCTCGTCAGGACTACGCGTCCTGCGCTCCTACGCGGGCGAATACGACGCCCAGGGCAATGAACTCGCCGTCACCGAGATCGCCGTGGCCGACGAGGTCGCCGCGGCCGCCGACCTGGTGAAAGGCAAACTGACCGGTGTCCCCGTAGCGGTGGTACGGGGGCTGAGCATCGGCGACGACATCCCCGGCGCGGCCACCGCACGCGACCTCGTCCGCCCGGCCGAGGAGGACCTGTTCCGTCTGGGCACCGCCGAAGCCATCGCCCAAGGGCGACGGGAAGCCGTCCTCGTCCGCCGCTCGGTGCGCGAATTCACCGGCGACCCCGTGGCCCCGGAAGCGTTGCGCCGTGCCGTGGCCGCCGCGCTCACCGCACCCGCGCCCCATCACACCAGGCCCGTACGGTTCGGCTGGCTGCGCACACGGACACAGCGCGAGAGGCTGCTCGACGCCATGCGCCAGGCATGGCGCGCCGACCTGGAAAGCGACGGCTTCACCGAGGAGCAGATCACCAAACGACTGCGGCGCGGCGACATCCTGTACACCGCCCCCGAGGTGGTGGTGCCGTTCCTCGTCCCCGACGGCGCGCACGTCTACCGCGACGACCGGCGCAACGCCTGTGAACGCACCATGTTCACCGTCGCGGGCGGCGCGGCCGTGCAGGCGTTGCTGGTGGCACTGGCGGCCGAGGGGCTCGGCTCGTGCTGGATCGGCTCGACGATCTTCGCGCCCGACGTCGTACGCCAGACTCTGGGGCTGCCCGAGGACTGGCATCCGTTGGGCGCGGTGGCGATCGGGCATCCGACCACCCCACTGTCTCCCCGACAGCCCCGTGAACTGGCCGAAGGATTGGTGGAATGGTGA
- the fdxA gene encoding ferredoxin, protein MTYVIAEPCVDVLDKSCIDECPVDCIYEGERMLYIHPDECVDCGACEPVCPVEAIYYEDDVPDEWAAYTKANADFFEELGSPGGAAKVGKVAHDPQWIKDLPPQGE, encoded by the coding sequence GTGACCTACGTGATCGCCGAGCCCTGCGTCGACGTGCTCGACAAGTCATGCATCGACGAGTGCCCCGTCGACTGCATCTACGAGGGCGAGCGGATGCTCTACATCCACCCCGATGAGTGCGTCGACTGCGGAGCCTGCGAGCCGGTCTGTCCGGTGGAGGCCATCTACTACGAGGACGATGTGCCGGACGAGTGGGCCGCCTACACCAAGGCCAACGCCGACTTCTTCGAGGAACTCGGTTCACCCGGCGGGGCCGCGAAGGTCGGCAAGGTCGCGCACGACCCGCAGTGGATCAAGGACTTGCCTCCGCAGGGCGAATGA
- the cofD gene encoding 2-phospho-L-lactate transferase, giving the protein MKVVVVVGGVGGARFLLGVKAALGLPPVGEGESPHEITALVNTGDDVWMHGLRICPDLDTCMYTLGGGVDPERGWGHADETWTVHSELAAYGAEPTWFSLGDKDIATHLIRTRMLRAGYPLSAVTEALCDRWRPGVRLLPMSDDRVETHVVVDDPDEPGQRKALHFQEWWVRYRAKLPAHSIVPIGAEEAQPAPGVLSAIEEADAVLFAPSNPVVSVGTVLSVPGVREALRRTKAGVVGVSPIIGDKPLRGMADACLKAIGVDTSAEAVGRHYGSRRDSEDGLLDGWLIHEGETAEVPGVTVRAVPLIMSDVEATAAMVRAALEVAGVDSE; this is encoded by the coding sequence GTGAAGGTTGTCGTCGTTGTCGGCGGAGTGGGCGGAGCTCGGTTCCTGCTCGGCGTCAAGGCCGCCCTCGGCTTACCCCCCGTCGGTGAGGGCGAATCACCGCACGAGATCACCGCGCTCGTCAACACCGGCGACGACGTGTGGATGCACGGACTGCGCATCTGTCCCGACCTCGACACCTGCATGTACACGCTCGGTGGTGGAGTGGACCCCGAACGCGGCTGGGGCCACGCCGACGAAACGTGGACCGTGCACTCGGAACTGGCGGCCTACGGTGCCGAACCCACATGGTTCTCGCTCGGCGACAAGGACATCGCCACCCACCTCATCCGCACCCGCATGCTCCGAGCGGGGTACCCGCTGTCGGCCGTCACCGAGGCCCTGTGCGACCGCTGGCGACCCGGGGTGCGTCTACTGCCCATGAGCGACGACCGGGTGGAGACCCACGTCGTGGTCGACGACCCGGACGAACCGGGACAACGCAAAGCACTGCACTTCCAGGAATGGTGGGTGCGCTACCGGGCGAAACTGCCCGCGCACTCGATCGTGCCCATCGGCGCGGAGGAGGCCCAACCCGCGCCCGGCGTGCTGTCGGCCATCGAAGAGGCCGACGCCGTGTTGTTCGCACCGTCGAATCCCGTGGTCTCGGTGGGTACCGTGCTCTCGGTGCCCGGCGTGCGCGAGGCGCTGCGCCGCACGAAGGCTGGCGTCGTCGGTGTGTCCCCCATCATCGGCGACAAACCACTGCGGGGCATGGCCGATGCGTGCCTGAAAGCCATCGGTGTCGACACCTCGGCCGAGGCTGTGGGCAGACACTACGGCTCCCGACGGGACTCCGAGGACGGCCTACTCGACGGATGGCTGATCCACGAGGGGGAGACCGCGGAAGTACCGGGGGTGACCGTGCGCGCGGTCCCGCTCATCATGTCCGATGTGGAGGCGACGGCGGCCATGGTGCGGGCCGCCCTGGAAGTGGCCGGAGTGGACAGTGAGTGA